CAGTCCGAATCCTTCCCGGTGCGCCGTCTCGTGGAGCAGTTCGGCCAGGTGCGCAAGGTCGGTCATGTCGCGTTCGCCGCCGCGCCACGCGAGTACTCGCTCGGTCATCCCGTGGACCTGTGCGGCCTCGAAGACGGCCGCGACGCCGCTGGTTCGCAGTCGGTCCGCCCACGCTCGTAGCGTCTGTCCGGTCCGGTCGGTGAGCTCTTCGCCGCCGGTCCGTAGGCCCGCAGCTGTCTCGCCGAAGAACATTGTGGTCGCCGCGGCACGGACCAGCCCGGAGCGATGGGGCTGCTCGAAGGCCTCGAGCAGGCACAGCCAGTCCTTGGCGGCCTCCGACGCGAAGATGTCGAGGTCACCGGAGTAGACGGCAGGGATTCCGGCCCGGGCCAGTTCCTCCCGGCAGACCCGCGCGTCCTTGTGCGTCTCGACGATCACCGCGATGTCACCGGCGCGGAGCGGCCGGCCGTCGTATGTTGCGTCGGCGGCGAGCAGGCCGCCGATATCGCCGGCCAGGTCGCGAGCGATGTAGCTGCGGAGGTCGTCCATCGGAATGCTCTTGCGCCGGGGCGAGCCGAACTGTTCCCTGCGGGCGACCCGGAGCCGGAACGGCGCGGCGGACGGCGCTCCGGCGAGCCGGCTGCCCTGGTGGTGGGCGGCAACCGGGTGAACGACGATGCCGGGGTCGCCGAGTTGGGCGCCGCCGAGGACAACCTGGAGAGACTCGACCAGTGGCTGGTCACTACGCCAGTTGGTGTCGAGGGTGCGGCGTTGCCCGGCGGTGGCTGCGGCCGTGAGGTAGGTCGCGATGTCCCCGCCGCGGAAGGCATAGATGGCCTGTTTGGGGTCGCCGATCAGGACCAGTGTGCTGTGCCCGTTGAAGGCGGTGTCGATGACCTTCCATTGCACCGGGTCGGTGTCTTGGAACTCGTCGACCATCACCACTGACCATCGGCGTTGCATCTGCCGTCGGGCTGGTGCTTCGGGATCTTCCAGCGCGGCGGCGAGGCGGGTGAGCAGGTCGTCGTAGCCGAGGATGCCGAGGCGACGTTTGCGGTGCTCCATCTCGGCGAGTACGGCGTGCGCGAACTCGACCCGGACTCCCTCGGGAGAGGCGTCGGCGTACTCGTCCGGAACCAGCCGGGTGTGCGGGTTGCTGACCGCCTTCAGCGCGATCTCGAGGGCGGTGCCCCGAGTGATGGGCGGCTGGTCCGCGGAACCCCCGAAGAGGTTGAGGTAGAGGTCGTCGACCACCTCGGTGACGAGGTCCCTGAGGTCGTCGACCAGTGTGACGCCGGTGTCGGTGTCACCGGCGACGCCGAGCGAGCGTAGTACGAGCTGGCAGAACTGGTGGGTGGTGGCGATGGTGGCCGCGTCGAAGTTGGCCAGTGCATCGCGAACGCGTGAGTGCCGTAAGGCGATGTCGTCGGTGGTGCCGTTGACGAGGTGGCCGAGTAGACCCGGGTCGTCCAGCCAGTTGGTCGGGTCGGACAGGGCGAGTTCGGCGTCGAGCAGTTGGGTGCGGACGCGTTCGCGGAGTTCCTGGCTGGCCGCGCGCCCGAAGGTGATCAGCAACATCTGATCGAGCCTGGCCCGCCCCTCGGCCACGAAGCGGGTGACGAGCCCAGCCAATGCATAGGTCTTGCCGGTTCCGGCACTCGCCTCCAAGACGGTGGTTCCGGTCGGTAGTTCTCCGAGCAGATCGAAGGGTTTCATCACGTCACCGCTTGCTCGAAGCGAAGCATCGGCTCCCAGAGCCGGGCGGCATAGGCGCCGAGCCGGGTCGGTTCGCCTGGGAGCTCCTCATCGGGACGCGTCGCGTCCAGCAGTACGTCGAGCTGTGTGTAGGGACCCCAGACCCGAACGTGCGCCAGGTCGGCGTTCTCACCGTCGTACGCGGCCGGGCGCCAGCGCCGACCGGCCGCCATAGCCGGGTCGTCGCCGCTGCGGCGTGCCTCGTACCAGGCGAGCGAAGTCTTGAGCGGCAGCGGAAGGGGCTCGCGTCGACCCGCGTCGTAGATAGCGGCCAGGTCGGCAAGCAGCGCACGTGCTTCCGGGCCGACCGGACCGAGGAGCCGGCTCGCCGGACTGTTCCGTCCCCGCCCGATGACCAGAGCTGTCCAGTTGTGATCCTCGTCGTTGGCGGAAAGGGCGAGCAGCTGGATCCATGAGGACAACAGCTGCCTGGCATCGAGCCGGGAGAATCCGACCGAGACCAGCCGGTGACCGTGGACGCTCGGCACAGTGCCGGTAAGCCGCCGGCCGCCACCGAGGTCGATGTCCAGGTCGAAGGCCCTGGGGCTGGTCAGCCGGTGCCGGTGGGCAGCGATCGCGAGCTGCTTGGCTTCGTCGCGGACGGCGGTTGCGGTCCGCCAGCCGAGTCGTCCGGGTGGCAGAGTGCCTCGCCGCCACTCTGCTTGCAGCGCGTCATTCGGATTGACGCCGGCAAGCATGTCGCGGAGCAGCCGGTCGCCGACCGACCATTTCTGGAGGTTGTCGATCTCCACCGGCATCTCGTCCGAGAGGCCGTCGACCTCCCACGGCAGGGTCAGGTCGAGAGCTCTGAAATAGCCCTTCACGGGATGCCGGAAGAACGCCAACAGGTCGGCCAACGCGATGTCCTCGCTGCTGACCACTGCCAGTTGTCCGGCCAGAAACTCTGGTCGTGGTGGCCGGAGTCCCGAAGCAGCTCGCGCTGCGACCAGCGCGGTTGGGTCGAAGGTGAAGGGCCCGGGTGTGCCGAGCTGTCCTGGTTCGAGGTTCTTACGGTCGAAGGGCTGAAGCGGGTGGTTGACCAGCACCGCTTCCCGGACGCTTGACTCGGTGGTGCGGTCCAGGACGTCGAGGAGTTCGCCCAGAGGGACTGCGGGTGGCCGTCGTTGTCCGGAGTACTCGTTGGCGCCGGTGTAGGT
The Kribbella voronezhensis DNA segment above includes these coding regions:
- a CDS encoding UvrD-helicase domain-containing protein, translating into MKPFDLLGELPTGTTVLEASAGTGKTYALAGLVTRFVAEGRARLDQMLLITFGRAASQELRERVRTQLLDAELALSDPTNWLDDPGLLGHLVNGTTDDIALRHSRVRDALANFDAATIATTHQFCQLVLRSLGVAGDTDTGVTLVDDLRDLVTEVVDDLYLNLFGGSADQPPITRGTALEIALKAVSNPHTRLVPDEYADASPEGVRVEFAHAVLAEMEHRKRRLGILGYDDLLTRLAAALEDPEAPARRQMQRRWSVVMVDEFQDTDPVQWKVIDTAFNGHSTLVLIGDPKQAIYAFRGGDIATYLTAAATAGQRRTLDTNWRSDQPLVESLQVVLGGAQLGDPGIVVHPVAAHHQGSRLAGAPSAAPFRLRVARREQFGSPRRKSIPMDDLRSYIARDLAGDIGGLLAADATYDGRPLRAGDIAVIVETHKDARVCREELARAGIPAVYSGDLDIFASEAAKDWLCLLEAFEQPHRSGLVRAAATTMFFGETAAGLRTGGEELTDRTGQTLRAWADRLRTSGVAAVFEAAQVHGMTERVLAWRGGERDMTDLAHLAELLHETAHREGFGLPALLDWLRKETSGNGRTTERTRRLDSDAAAVQIMTVWVSKGLQYPVVYLPFGFTRHVVEETELLVFHKDGDRCLDLGGKSHRGHRANQKLWRAEEAGDDIRLTYVALTRAQSQVVAWWAPSWDEINGGISRLLRGRKQGEAVVPDTLDRSSSDDEVLIWLRRWQQAGGPVVEDSAITEPAEAVHEELPGGLAVGRFSREVDLAWRRTSYSGLIRAADQQLGGVASEHEESQLEDESVDPTPMPEAASADALPSPMDGLPTGATFGSLVHAVLEEADPKAPDLHAELARRIREQLRFWRVDVTADALATAMLPLHNTPLGPLVPGLTLGDLVRADRLRELEFEIPLAGGDHPTATDVRLAQLAPLLRTYLSSDDPLLAYADRLEQPLLGQQSLRGYLSGSIDVVLRVPHGQSDRFVVVDYKTNRLGDPEQPATSAEYGPDELGAAMLHSDYPLQAMLYSVVLHRYLRWRLPAYDPDVHLGGVIYLYLRGMCGPETPHVNGHPAGVFSWPIPTALVLALSDLLDGSAT